The DNA window CCTGCAAGTTCGTACTGAATATCTTCATTTTTTAGTTTATAGTCTTTATTTTTATAAACTAATGAATCAAGAATTTTAGCATTATAAGGTACTAATCCTTTTTCATAATGGCTATGGTCACCGTGAAGTGTAACATAACCATCTTCAGTAATTTCACTTACAACTACTGAGCTAACTTTATCAGAGTAATTAATTTTTTTTGCTTGTGCTGTATTTTGTACTAGTGGTGTAGTTTCATATGCTTGGTGTTTTCCGTATTCGTATCCAGCAAATGCGGATAATCCGATTACTAATGAACCACAAGCACCAGTAATAATCATATTTTTTTTATTCATACATATTCTCCTTAATGATATAATCCGTAATAATTTCGATTTATTATACCATGATTATTAAGGTTTGTAAATAGTTATCTTTTCGATTTAAAAAATATTTTTATTGTATTTATATATACTTGATTATTTAAAAAAATGTAATAATCTTATGATATTTATAAAGCGGAATTATATTTTTTAATTAAAAGCTATGTTATAATGAATAATAGTATAGTTAGAAAGGAGAAAAAGTTATGACACAATTTGATTTTAAAAAGTTGGTTGATGCTGAGTATTTATTAAATAATAGAACAAATAACAATGTTGTTGTGATAGATGCACGTGGGGGAATGCTTGAAGAAGGTTCTTTAATGTATGATAAAGCAATCGTTGTTGACTGGACGGATATAAGTTTACTTGGAGAATTTGGTGGAGAAGATTTAGGGAAATTATTATCTAAAGATAATTATCAACAAATTTTTTCTAAAGTAGGAATTACTAATGAATCTGAAGTACTAGTATATGGTTTTACTATGCCTGAACAAGGATTTGGAGATGAAGCAAGAGTTCTGTATACATTTAGTTATGCAGGATTTGATAATATTAAGTTCATTGATGGCGGTTTTAAACAAGTTGAGAAACTAGGATTTAATAAGAAATATGTACCAACTACTGACAGAATTGATGTTAGCGATGTAGTTCGTAGCGAAGCAACTCAAAATGAAAAAGCTATTTATACTGACGAATTATTATCAAAAATAGGTAATACAGATGTTCAAATTATTGATACTAGGTTAGAAGTTGAATATAATGGTCGTGTAATTTATGGAGAGAATAAGGCAGGTCATATTCCTGGTGCAATTTCTCTACCGTTTAATTCGTTAGTTGATAGTAATGGTTTTTTAAAATCTAGAGCATCATTAGAAAAATATGTAACTGACAAAGGTTTAGATAAAAATAAACTACAGGTTACTTATTGTACTACTGGAGTTCGTGCTTCGTACGTTGCCGTAATATTAGAAGAGTTAGGTTTTAAAGTGCGAAATTATGAGCCTTCATTTGCAAGATACGCTAATGTCGGTGAAGTAGTATTAGATTAAAATAATAAGGAGAATTTATATAGAAAATGAATGATATGACAGGATATCTATTTTGGGGATTTTTAATAGTTTATGGAGTGGTAATGTTTTTATTATCACCAAAGAAGGTAACAGAAGCAGGATTTTTTAGAGGTGATGGTAACAGAGGTGAAAAACCTACTGAGATGATGCTTATGTTAAGTATTTTTATAAGTTGGATCTTTGCTAAATCTGTAACTAATGCTGCAAATTTAGGAGCCCAATATGGCTTTGTTGGTGGATTAGCTTATGCAACATATTGGCTTTGTATTCCTATTTGTGGTTTAGCAATCTATAGATTAAGAACAAAGTACCAAGCAAAAGGATTGGTAAGTTTCTTAACTTCTAATTATGGAAAAGCAGCTTCTGTTGCATTTTCGGCTGCGATACTTATTCGTTTATTTAATGAAGTATGGAGTAATACTTCTGTTGTAGGTGGATATTATGGAAAAGCGGGTAGTAAAGAGTTTATTATCTCTGCAATTCTATTTACTGCTATTACTTTAGGGTATACTGTGCTTGGTGGATTAAGAAGTTCAATCGTAACTGATGTTATCCAAGCCGTTATTTTTATATTCTTTGTTGGTTGGGTAGTTACTTTAATTTTACCGCAACACAACATTAGTGATTTTGTAACATCGGGAAGTTGGGCGATGAACGCAGGTGTAGATATGTTACTTGTAACAATTCTACAATTATTTAGTTATCCATTCCACGATCCAGTACTTACAGATAGAGGATTTATAGCTAGTGAGAAGACTATGCTTCGTGCATTTTTCGTATCTGGTATTTTAGGATTCTTCTCTATTCTAATCTTTAGTTTTATTGGAATTCATGCGAAATTAATTGGAATGGAAGTAAGTAGCAATGTTCCAGCAGCTTTAGGTAAAACTTTAGGTGTCGCAGGGTATTTTGCTATGATAGTAGTAATGGTATCTGCAGCAGGTTCTACACTTGACTCTACATTTGCAAGTTTAGGGAAGTTAACTGCTAAGGATTTACCAGAAATGTCTAATAGAGGATTAAAAAATCCTAAGAAAGTAGCTATTTTATTTATGATTGCATTTGCTATTATAGGTAATCTTCCAATGATTATGGGAACAGATATTCTTAAAGCTACAACGATTAGTGGAACAATGGTAATTGGACTAGCTCCGATTTTCTTATTACACGGTTTTGTTAAACCAACAAAATTAGGATTCCACTTGAGTTTTTGGATTGGAATTATTTTAGGAATACTATTAACTATTAATTTAATTCCTACAAGTTGGGCTATTGGTACAGGTAAGAATGCATTACTACTAGGAGTTAATTTATACGGACTAATTTTATGTACTATTGGTTATGCAGTACCAGGAATGTTCGCAAAAAATAAATAAATATAATATAATAAAAGTAAAGAGGGTAAGTCTTTACTTTTATTTTTAATTTGGAGAGGGTTATATGGAAAAAGGTAGAAATTGTTCATTAGAGTATATTCTTCAAAAGGATTGGGCAAAGAAAAGTAAAAAATTAGAAGAGGAAGTAATCTATATAGTTGGAGGATTATATGGAAATAGATATGCTTTAGAAATTATCAATAAGATGGCACATGATGAAAATGCGAAGATAGTTTTTAATGGTGATATGCATTGGTTTGATGTCGAAAAGGAAGATTTTATAAAGATTGAAGAGTTATCTAAAGATAGTATAAAACTTCTAGGAAATGTTGAATTTGAATTATTAAATAATACATCATCTTTAGGATGTGGATGTAATTATCCTGAGGACGTTAGTGATGGAGTAGTAGAACGATCAAACATTATTCATAATATGATGAAAGGAAATATCAAAGATGATCAAATACTTAATGATATAAAAGAACGTTCAAAAACCTTAGTTTTAGATATTTTTGGTAAAAAAATTGCAATTACTCATGGCGATGAGAAAAGTATGTCAGGTTGGAAATGTTCGAATGAGAATTTAAAATTAGTATCTAGAAAGAAAGAATTAGACAATTGGTTCAAAGAAAATGATATAGATATATTAGCAACCACACACACATGTTTACCTGTAGTATATGATAATGGAAGAAATATTGTTATTAATAATGGTGCAGCAGGGATGGCTAATATCCAGGGAGAAACCTTTGGTCTATTTACAAGAATAGCTAAAAATAGTCATAAAAAAACGATATATTCAGAATATAGAGATGGGATATATGTCGAATTGGTTAAAGTTGATTTTGATATAGAAAAATTCAAGTTATGGTTCGAAAAGGTGTGGCCAGATGATTCACCGGCGAGTATTTCATATAAAAATCGTATTATAAATGGAACAACACTAACAATAGAAGATATTATTGTATAGGAGAAAAAATGATAAGAAGAGCAGCGAAAGAAGATATTAAAGTAATAGAAGGATTATTTGACTTTATTAAATCATTAGAGATAGATATATTAAAAGATTATTCAGAGGAGAAGGTTTTTAAGATTTTAGAATATGTATTTTCATCTGAATATGATAGATTTAGTTATAAAAAATGTACGGTATATGAAATTGAAGGTGTGATTAAAGGATTTTCTTTTACGTATCATTATGATGAAGTCGAAAAAATGAAAGAGTTTTGGTATAGCGAAGTTGTAAGTAATTTTGATTTGAAGAAAGATTCGATGATTTTTGATTATGATGAGGTACTAGTTGGAGAATTCTATTTAGATACATTATTTGTTTTTTCTGATGCTAGAGGAGAAGGTATTGGTAATAAACTATTAACAGAATTTGTTAATAGTGGAGAAGCTAAGTTAAGTTTAAATGTTGCACAATCAAATAATAGAGCAAGGAAGTTATACGAAAGTTATGGATTTAAAAAAGAATGTGAAATTTTTATCGGACATGAAAATTATGATCATTTGATAAGAAGGAAGTAGAGGACTAATTTATTGTTTTCAGAAAATTTAAGTCAATTTTTAAAATATATATTACCAAATTACTAAAATATGTGCTATAATTAAGATTATGTATTATACATAAGGAGAAATAATATGGTAGAATTACTAAGAAAAGATCAAAAAGTTGAGAATACTTGGGACTTAGAATCGATGTTTAAAACAAATGAAGATTTTTGGAACCAATTTAAAGAAGTAGAAAAACTTATTCCAGAAATAAAAAACTATAGAGGAAAAGTTAAAGAAGGAGCAAAAGCATTATTAGAAGTTTTTAAAGTTGAAGGAGATATGTCTTTAAAAATGGAGCAATTAACTATTTATGCTTTCCTAAGAAAAGATCAAGATAGTACAAATGCTGAATATGGTGAAATATATGCTAAGACAATGAATTTAAATTCTAAGTTTGATGCAGAATGGTCATTTTTAAAACCGGAACTTCTTTCTATAGAAGAGGAAGTACTTCGAGAATATGTAGAGGAATTAGAAGACTTAAAAGTTTATAAGTTTAAATTAGAAAAACTTAATAAAAAACGTCCTCATACATTAGATGCAGAACAAGAAAGAATTGTTGCTATGGCTGCAGAGGCTTTAGATGCAAGTGACGAAACTTTTTCAGCACTGAATAATGCAGATGTTAAATTTGAAGAAGTTGAAGATAAAGATGGAAATAAACATACTCTGACTCATGGAACTTATGGAACATATATGGAAAGTCCGGATAGAGTACTTAGAAAAAATACATTCCATGCTTTATATAATTATTTTAAAAAACATAATAATACTTTGGCATCTACATTAGGTGGAAATCTAAAGAAAAAAAAATATTATGCAGATGTTCATAAATATTCATCAACAAGAAATAATGCACTGTCTAATAACTTAATTCCTGAGGAAGTTTATGATAATTTAGTAACGGTAGTAAATAAAAAAATTCCTGCCTTACAAAGATACTATAATTTACATAAAAGAGCGAAAGGTTTTGAAGATTTTAGACTATACGATAGATCAGTATCTATAGTGAAAGGTGAACCATTAAAATTCACATTTGAAGAGGCTCGTGATATTGTACTTGAAGCGGTTAAACCAATGGGTGAAGAGTACGTTAATGATATGAAAAAAGCATTCACAGAACGATGGATTGATGTTTATCCAAATAAAGGTAAACGTTCTGGTGCATATTCATGGGGTGGTTATACTACAAAACCATTTGTACTATTAAATTTTGATGGTACATTAAATGATGTATATACTTTAATTCACGAACTTGGACACTCTATGCATTCTTACTATACTAGAAAACATCAGCCATATGTATATGGAGATTATTCAATCTTTGTCGCTGAGGTAGCATCAACTTGTAATGAGGCTTTATTAACTGAGTACCTTTATAATAAATTCGAAAAAGAAGGTAATAAGAACGGTATGCTACGTGTACTTAACCAGGCATTAAGCGGCTTTACAGCTACAGTATATAGACAAACTCAATTTGCAGAATTTGAGCACAAAATTAACCAACATCTTCAAAATGGGGGAGCTCTGACAGCTGAATATTTTAATAATGAGTATTTCAACTTAATTAAGAAATACTATGGTGATGTATTTACCTATGACGAAGATATAAAATATGAATGGTCTAGAGTGCCACACTTTTATTACAATTACTATGTATACCAATATGCTACTGGGTATTCAGCAGCACAAGCTTTATCTAAGTTAATCTTAGAAGATAGTAAAAACGCTAAAGTTTATATCGATGAGTTTCTTTCAAAAGGATGCTCTAATTATCCAATTGAGGTTCTAAAAAATGCAGGTGTAGATATGTCTAAACCTGAGCCAATAGAATTAGCTCTTCAGGATTTTGAAGAAAAAATAGAAAAATTTGAAAAATTATATTTTTAAAATTTAAGAAATCACCTGTATAGTAAAATAGGCTATACAGGTGATTTTTTATAGTTACTTTTAAATTAAGAAATATTAAAAATTATAAAAATAAAAACTATATTTTCTTGATAAAGGTTAATTTTAAAGGTTTTTCTTTACGTAAAAAAACAAATTTTTATTGATATAATTATAGAATAGCAGTATAATATATTTGGAAAATTTATTTGTAAAAGCAGAAGGGCCATCACAACCAACAACGCCTGCTGGAACTACACCATCAGTTTTATCGAAAGATGTAGATATATCAACTGGTAAAGAAGCGGGAGGGCTGAGAATAATACAATTGATAGAGCAGAAGCTAAATATAATAAATTAAAATCAGAATATAAAAAGGAGACGCACTGGTTAATCACAAACCAGAATATAAACTTCCAGCTGCTACTCAAACACCTAAAAAACATGTAAATCCAATGAATAAAAAACGTTAAAAAAGTATTGCCAAAAACTTCAGCAGTAAAATAGTATAATTAAATTACCGACTCTAAAAAGAAAGGATCAATTTCTAACATTTTGAGTCGGTATATTAGTTTTATTTTATTTTTTTAGTGTTGCTAAAACTAACTCTATTCTATTATTAATCCTAATAGGGAATGAACTGTTGCCAAGCCCTTGAGAAACAATTAAAGTTGAATCTTCTAGAACATAGTTACCATTAGTATATTTTGGAAAGAAACCTTGACTAGGAGAGAAAATACCACCTACAAATGGGATTCTCCATTGACCGCCATGCGCATGACCTGAAAAGATAAGTTCATATCTTATATCTGCGTAAATTGGAAATTTCTCAGGTCTATGTGATAAAAGTATATTAAAGTGATTTGGTGAGTAAAGTTCTTCTAGAGTTTTTATGAAGTTTGCTCTATGATTTAACTTATCTTCATTTTTAAAGAAATTATAATCCTCAACTCCAACCAAATTAATACTTTCATTATTTTTTGAGATAAACAGTTTACTGTTGTGTAAATATGTAATATTAAGTTTTTTCATTCTATTTTTAAGTTGCTCGTATTCTTCAGGAAGTCTAAGTTCATGATTTCCAGAGACGAAATAACATGGAGCTACTATTGCTAATTGACTTAGAATGTTATAAGCAATATCCATATCATTATTATAGCTATCTAGAATATCTCCAGTAATAACAATTATATCTGGATTAAAATTCTTAATTTTTTTATAAATGAAAGGTCACTATATCCAATCCTATCACAATGAACATCACTAACTTGAGCGATTTTAAAATTGTCAAAAGCTTGAGGAAGTTTATTAAACTTAAGAGTAGTTTTTCTTACTTTTAATTTTTTATTTTGTCTTATTATTGAACTAGCTGCAATAATTGGAGCTAGCGCTAAAATTTTTCGATTCATTACATTTCACCTTTAAAATAATTTAGTAATAAACATAATAGTATTTTAAAATATTATACCATAAAGCTTAAAGTATGTTAAAATATATAATGATAATTAATGTGAAATTAGAGGATAAATATATGATAAAAATTGAGAAGATTGATAAAATAGCCGCTTCTAGAAAGCATTCTTATTCAGCCCCGCAATGGCAAGCAATAGCTATTACCGGTGCTGATGTTCTTGTTGCGGCAGCTGCAGGAAGTGGTAAAACTGAAGTGCTTTCTGAGAGAATTGCAAGGAAGGTAGCTTCTAATAGATGGGATATAGATCGTTTACTAGTACTGACATTCACGACTGCTGCGGCGAAGAATATGATTGTAAGAATTGAGAATAAAATCAGTGAACGATTACTATCTACTAATAAGGAAGAAGATTTAATCTATTTAAGAAAACAAAGAATGTTAATGAATGATGCTTATATAAGTACTATTGATAGTTTTTGTTTAAATGTATTAAAGAAATTTTATTATCTTGTAGAAGAAAAGATTGATAATGAAATTAAATATTTATCACCTAATTTTAGTATACTTGCGAATAGTAGAGGATTATTAAATGAAACAGTAGGAAATGTTCTTGAAGAATTAGTACAGGAAGATTCTAATACGACTGACCTATTATTTACAGTATTTGGCTCTAAACAGAATATTAGCTCTTATATTATTGATTTATACTATAAATTATTAAATATTCCAAATTTCCAAAATTATCTAGATGAAGATTTTACAAAACTAAATAATTTAGTGACTAATAATTTTGAAGTTGAAGATAATAGTATAATAGACAAGTTTAATAAAGTTAGTGAGTTAACACAAAAAGAAAGTATAGCTACTGCGATAGATTTCTGCAAGTATGTACAACAGTATTTAATAAATTGTAAGAAGGAAAGCTCATTAGATATATTGTCTCTTGTAAACTTAGATGAAACAAAAAAAGAAAAGCTTGCAAGGTATGTAGATGAAGATGATATTTCAATAAAGAGTAATCAAGAACAACTTGAAGAGATAAAAGAGCTTATAAGTAAGCTTAATACACAGTTTGAGACTGAAGATAATATTTTTGATGCTGGGCTATTAAGTGAAGTTCACGGAGTTCTTATTGATTATCTAAATTATTTTAGAGTTATAGAAAAAATGAATTTATTGGCTAAGTCGATTACAAGTTTATTGAAGAAACTGCACAATGATTTCATTAAAAGAAAACGAGAGAATAACTTTTTAGACTTTTCTGATTTAAACCACCTTGCTATAAAGGCTTTAACTAGAGAAGAGAATGGGGAAATTGTTCCTAGTGAAGCGGCCCAGTATTATAAAAATTATTTCTTAGAAATATATGTTGATGAGTATCAAGACAATAATAACCTTCAAGAGTATATCTTAAATCTTATTAAAGGAGAAGGAGTACATTTCTTTAGGGTAGGTGATGTGAAACAAGCAATCTACGGCTTTAGAGGATCAAATCCTGATTTATTCGAACAGAAATATAATAGTTATAGAAAACTAGAAATTGATAA is part of the Gemella haemolysans ATCC 10379 genome and encodes:
- a CDS encoding metallophosphoesterase; translation: MYKKIKNFNPDIIVITGDILDSYNNDMDIAYNILSQLAIVAPCYFVSGNHELRLPEEYEQLKNRMKKLNITYLHNSKLFISKNNESINLVGVEDYNFFKNEDKLNHRANFIKTLEELYSPNHFNILLSHRPEKFPIYADIRYELIFSGHAHGGQWRIPFVGGIFSPSQGFFPKYTNGNYVLEDSTLIVSQGLGNSSFPIRINNRIELVLATLKK
- a CDS encoding sulfurtransferase encodes the protein MTQFDFKKLVDAEYLLNNRTNNNVVVIDARGGMLEEGSLMYDKAIVVDWTDISLLGEFGGEDLGKLLSKDNYQQIFSKVGITNESEVLVYGFTMPEQGFGDEARVLYTFSYAGFDNIKFIDGGFKQVEKLGFNKKYVPTTDRIDVSDVVRSEATQNEKAIYTDELLSKIGNTDVQIIDTRLEVEYNGRVIYGENKAGHIPGAISLPFNSLVDSNGFLKSRASLEKYVTDKGLDKNKLQVTYCTTGVRASYVAVILEELGFKVRNYEPSFARYANVGEVVLD
- a CDS encoding pneumococcal-type histidine triad protein, with the protein product MNKKNMIITGACGSLVIGLSAFAGYEYGKHQAYETTPLVQNTAQAKKINYSDKVSSVVVSEITEDGYVTLHGDHSHYEKGLVPYNAKILDSLVYKNKDYKLKNEDIQYELAG
- a CDS encoding GNAT family N-acetyltransferase, whose translation is MIRRAAKEDIKVIEGLFDFIKSLEIDILKDYSEEKVFKILEYVFSSEYDRFSYKKCTVYEIEGVIKGFSFTYHYDEVEKMKEFWYSEVVSNFDLKKDSMIFDYDEVLVGEFYLDTLFVFSDARGEGIGNKLLTEFVNSGEAKLSLNVAQSNNRARKLYESYGFKKECEIFIGHENYDHLIRRK
- the pepF gene encoding oligoendopeptidase F; protein product: MVELLRKDQKVENTWDLESMFKTNEDFWNQFKEVEKLIPEIKNYRGKVKEGAKALLEVFKVEGDMSLKMEQLTIYAFLRKDQDSTNAEYGEIYAKTMNLNSKFDAEWSFLKPELLSIEEEVLREYVEELEDLKVYKFKLEKLNKKRPHTLDAEQERIVAMAAEALDASDETFSALNNADVKFEEVEDKDGNKHTLTHGTYGTYMESPDRVLRKNTFHALYNYFKKHNNTLASTLGGNLKKKKYYADVHKYSSTRNNALSNNLIPEEVYDNLVTVVNKKIPALQRYYNLHKRAKGFEDFRLYDRSVSIVKGEPLKFTFEEARDIVLEAVKPMGEEYVNDMKKAFTERWIDVYPNKGKRSGAYSWGGYTTKPFVLLNFDGTLNDVYTLIHELGHSMHSYYTRKHQPYVYGDYSIFVAEVASTCNEALLTEYLYNKFEKEGNKNGMLRVLNQALSGFTATVYRQTQFAEFEHKINQHLQNGGALTAEYFNNEYFNLIKKYYGDVFTYDEDIKYEWSRVPHFYYNYYVYQYATGYSAAQALSKLILEDSKNAKVYIDEFLSKGCSNYPIEVLKNAGVDMSKPEPIELALQDFEEKIEKFEKLYF
- a CDS encoding sodium:solute symporter, producing MNDMTGYLFWGFLIVYGVVMFLLSPKKVTEAGFFRGDGNRGEKPTEMMLMLSIFISWIFAKSVTNAANLGAQYGFVGGLAYATYWLCIPICGLAIYRLRTKYQAKGLVSFLTSNYGKAASVAFSAAILIRLFNEVWSNTSVVGGYYGKAGSKEFIISAILFTAITLGYTVLGGLRSSIVTDVIQAVIFIFFVGWVVTLILPQHNISDFVTSGSWAMNAGVDMLLVTILQLFSYPFHDPVLTDRGFIASEKTMLRAFFVSGILGFFSILIFSFIGIHAKLIGMEVSSNVPAALGKTLGVAGYFAMIVVMVSAAGSTLDSTFASLGKLTAKDLPEMSNRGLKNPKKVAILFMIAFAIIGNLPMIMGTDILKATTISGTMVIGLAPIFLLHGFVKPTKLGFHLSFWIGIILGILLTINLIPTSWAIGTGKNALLLGVNLYGLILCTIGYAVPGMFAKNK
- a CDS encoding metallophosphoesterase family protein yields the protein MEKGRNCSLEYILQKDWAKKSKKLEEEVIYIVGGLYGNRYALEIINKMAHDENAKIVFNGDMHWFDVEKEDFIKIEELSKDSIKLLGNVEFELLNNTSSLGCGCNYPEDVSDGVVERSNIIHNMMKGNIKDDQILNDIKERSKTLVLDIFGKKIAITHGDEKSMSGWKCSNENLKLVSRKKELDNWFKENDIDILATTHTCLPVVYDNGRNIVINNGAAGMANIQGETFGLFTRIAKNSHKKTIYSEYRDGIYVELVKVDFDIEKFKLWFEKVWPDDSPASISYKNRIINGTTLTIEDIIV